The following coding sequences are from one Ctenopharyngodon idella isolate HZGC_01 chromosome 17, HZGC01, whole genome shotgun sequence window:
- the LOC127499186 gene encoding uncharacterized protein LOC127499186 isoform X3, giving the protein MRTRTFVLSDSIQALFDFVGEVEDATEWFHIQEALSPPLRNDLCGTISERNITGPTTLFVQWISSKDAEFMQTIPTPNGNDNHDKDDYNSGTVSPLDQPSTSNEHLTSFSPQSEQEKTVQKTNLQTILSLLSAKIDDDSPTSNQINVVRDYKGNTHNILRSTVQAFSRRRFNLGARLDVIFVDDTKAAEGAVDGGGPTREYLRLLLKAVQQSSTFEGLENSKRLRLDTEERLFLQVCGKPTPPATLDEVDDETFKEMLCKIKEAETVPEAKAAIEMAEDCLSIIGAFRSISTLKQRDMLVQSAVEYYADGRCNAVLQQYVISKIKTPIREN; this is encoded by the exons ATGAGGACTAGGACATTTGTTTTAAGTGATTCAATTCAG GCACTGTTTGACTTCGTTGGAGAGGTGGAGGATGCTACAGAATGGTTCCATATTCAGGAAGCCTTATCACCACCACTTAGAAATGACCTATGTGGAACCATTTCTGAAAGAAATATCACAGGACCAACCACACTGTTTGTCCAGTGGATTTCTTCCAAAGATGCAGAG TTTATGCAGACAATTCCTACACCTAATGGCAATGACAACCATGATAAAGATGATTATAATTCTGGGACTGTCAGCCCATTGGATCAACCTAGCACCTCTAATGAACATCTGACATCGTTCTCCCCTCAATCAGAGCAGGAAAAGACTGTCCAGAA GACCAACCTCCAAACAATACTGAGTCTCCTTTCAGCCAAGATAGATGATGATAGTCCCACTAGTAACCAGATCAATGTTGTAAGGGATTACAAAGGCAATACCCATAACATACTGAGAAGCACTGTTCAGGCTTTTAGTCGGCGACGATTTAACCTCGGAGCAAGACTGGATGTCATTTTTGTTGATGATACAAAAGCAGCAGAGGGGGCTGTGGACGGTGGTGGTCCAACTAGAGAGTACCTCAGATTGCTCCTTAAGGCTGTCCAACAGTCTAGCACATTTGAGGGACTTGAAAATAGTAAGAGGTTGCGGCTTGACACTGAAG AAAGGCTCTTTCTCCAGGTTTGTGGTAAACCCACCCCTCCTGCAACCTTGGATGAAGTAGATGATGAGACCTTCAAAGAAATGCTTTGCAAA ATAAAAGAAGCTGAAACTGTTCCAGAAGCCAAAGCTGCCATTGAAATGGCAGAAGATTGCCTGTCCATTATTGGAGCCTTTAGGTCCATTAGCACTCTTAAGCAGCGGGACATGCTGGTACAGTCAGCTGTCGAGTATTATGCTGATGGGAGATGCAATGCTGTACTACAACAGTATGTAATATCAAAAATCAAGACACCTATAAGAGAGAACTAG
- the LOC127499186 gene encoding uncharacterized protein LOC127499186 isoform X2, with product MPLDSTHVGATNQLSPQFEEPTLSHWTAIDERRARIASLPELSHGVPLKVKYPSGLMRTRTFVLSDSIQALFDFVGEVEDATEWFHIQEALSPPLRNDLCGTISERNITGPTTLFVQWISSKDAETIPTPNGNDNHDKDDYNSGTVSPLDQPSTSNEHLTSFSPQSEQEKTVQKTNLQTILSLLSAKIDDDSPTSNQINVVRDYKGNTHNILRSTVQAFSRRRFNLGARLDVIFVDDTKAAEGAVDGGGPTREYLRLLLKAVQQSSTFEGLENSKRLRLDTEERLFLQVCGKPTPPATLDEVDDETFKEMLCKIKEAETVPEAKAAIEMAEDCLSIIGAFRSISTLKQRDMLVQSAVEYYADGRCNAVLQQYVISKIKTPIREN from the exons ATGCCATTGGACAGTACACACGTGGGAGCAACCAATCAACTTTCGCCTCAATTTGAAGAGCCAACCCTCTCTCATTGGACA GCTATagatgagagacgagcgcgaatAGCGAGTTTACCTGAACTTTCTCATGGTGTGccattaaaagtaaaatatccaagtGGCTTGATGAGGACTAGGACATTTGTTTTAAGTGATTCAATTCAG GCACTGTTTGACTTCGTTGGAGAGGTGGAGGATGCTACAGAATGGTTCCATATTCAGGAAGCCTTATCACCACCACTTAGAAATGACCTATGTGGAACCATTTCTGAAAGAAATATCACAGGACCAACCACACTGTTTGTCCAGTGGATTTCTTCCAAAGATGCAGAG ACAATTCCTACACCTAATGGCAATGACAACCATGATAAAGATGATTATAATTCTGGGACTGTCAGCCCATTGGATCAACCTAGCACCTCTAATGAACATCTGACATCGTTCTCCCCTCAATCAGAGCAGGAAAAGACTGTCCAGAA GACCAACCTCCAAACAATACTGAGTCTCCTTTCAGCCAAGATAGATGATGATAGTCCCACTAGTAACCAGATCAATGTTGTAAGGGATTACAAAGGCAATACCCATAACATACTGAGAAGCACTGTTCAGGCTTTTAGTCGGCGACGATTTAACCTCGGAGCAAGACTGGATGTCATTTTTGTTGATGATACAAAAGCAGCAGAGGGGGCTGTGGACGGTGGTGGTCCAACTAGAGAGTACCTCAGATTGCTCCTTAAGGCTGTCCAACAGTCTAGCACATTTGAGGGACTTGAAAATAGTAAGAGGTTGCGGCTTGACACTGAAG AAAGGCTCTTTCTCCAGGTTTGTGGTAAACCCACCCCTCCTGCAACCTTGGATGAAGTAGATGATGAGACCTTCAAAGAAATGCTTTGCAAA ATAAAAGAAGCTGAAACTGTTCCAGAAGCCAAAGCTGCCATTGAAATGGCAGAAGATTGCCTGTCCATTATTGGAGCCTTTAGGTCCATTAGCACTCTTAAGCAGCGGGACATGCTGGTACAGTCAGCTGTCGAGTATTATGCTGATGGGAGATGCAATGCTGTACTACAACAGTATGTAATATCAAAAATCAAGACACCTATAAGAGAGAACTAG
- the LOC127499186 gene encoding uncharacterized protein LOC127499186 isoform X1 — translation MPLDSTHVGATNQLSPQFEEPTLSHWTAIDERRARIASLPELSHGVPLKVKYPSGLMRTRTFVLSDSIQALFDFVGEVEDATEWFHIQEALSPPLRNDLCGTISERNITGPTTLFVQWISSKDAEFMQTIPTPNGNDNHDKDDYNSGTVSPLDQPSTSNEHLTSFSPQSEQEKTVQKTNLQTILSLLSAKIDDDSPTSNQINVVRDYKGNTHNILRSTVQAFSRRRFNLGARLDVIFVDDTKAAEGAVDGGGPTREYLRLLLKAVQQSSTFEGLENSKRLRLDTEERLFLQVCGKPTPPATLDEVDDETFKEMLCKIKEAETVPEAKAAIEMAEDCLSIIGAFRSISTLKQRDMLVQSAVEYYADGRCNAVLQQYVISKIKTPIREN, via the exons ATGCCATTGGACAGTACACACGTGGGAGCAACCAATCAACTTTCGCCTCAATTTGAAGAGCCAACCCTCTCTCATTGGACA GCTATagatgagagacgagcgcgaatAGCGAGTTTACCTGAACTTTCTCATGGTGTGccattaaaagtaaaatatccaagtGGCTTGATGAGGACTAGGACATTTGTTTTAAGTGATTCAATTCAG GCACTGTTTGACTTCGTTGGAGAGGTGGAGGATGCTACAGAATGGTTCCATATTCAGGAAGCCTTATCACCACCACTTAGAAATGACCTATGTGGAACCATTTCTGAAAGAAATATCACAGGACCAACCACACTGTTTGTCCAGTGGATTTCTTCCAAAGATGCAGAG TTTATGCAGACAATTCCTACACCTAATGGCAATGACAACCATGATAAAGATGATTATAATTCTGGGACTGTCAGCCCATTGGATCAACCTAGCACCTCTAATGAACATCTGACATCGTTCTCCCCTCAATCAGAGCAGGAAAAGACTGTCCAGAA GACCAACCTCCAAACAATACTGAGTCTCCTTTCAGCCAAGATAGATGATGATAGTCCCACTAGTAACCAGATCAATGTTGTAAGGGATTACAAAGGCAATACCCATAACATACTGAGAAGCACTGTTCAGGCTTTTAGTCGGCGACGATTTAACCTCGGAGCAAGACTGGATGTCATTTTTGTTGATGATACAAAAGCAGCAGAGGGGGCTGTGGACGGTGGTGGTCCAACTAGAGAGTACCTCAGATTGCTCCTTAAGGCTGTCCAACAGTCTAGCACATTTGAGGGACTTGAAAATAGTAAGAGGTTGCGGCTTGACACTGAAG AAAGGCTCTTTCTCCAGGTTTGTGGTAAACCCACCCCTCCTGCAACCTTGGATGAAGTAGATGATGAGACCTTCAAAGAAATGCTTTGCAAA ATAAAAGAAGCTGAAACTGTTCCAGAAGCCAAAGCTGCCATTGAAATGGCAGAAGATTGCCTGTCCATTATTGGAGCCTTTAGGTCCATTAGCACTCTTAAGCAGCGGGACATGCTGGTACAGTCAGCTGTCGAGTATTATGCTGATGGGAGATGCAATGCTGTACTACAACAGTATGTAATATCAAAAATCAAGACACCTATAAGAGAGAACTAG
- the LOC127499186 gene encoding uncharacterized protein LOC127499186 isoform X4: MPLDSTHVGATNQLSPQFEEPTLSHWTAIDERRARIASLPELSHGVPLKVKYPSGLMRTRTFVLSDSIQALFDFVGEVEDATEWFHIQEALSPPLRNDLCGTISERNITGPTTLFVQWISSKDAEFMQTIPTPNGNDNHDKDDYNSGTVSPLDQPSTSNEHLTSFSPQSEQEKTVQKTNLQTILSLLSAKIDDDSPTSNQINVVRDYKGNTHNILRSTVQAFSRRRFNLGARLDVIFVDDTKAAEGAVDGGGPTREYLRLLLKAVQQSSTFEGLENSKRLRLDTEGSFSRFVVNPPLLQPWMK, translated from the exons ATGCCATTGGACAGTACACACGTGGGAGCAACCAATCAACTTTCGCCTCAATTTGAAGAGCCAACCCTCTCTCATTGGACA GCTATagatgagagacgagcgcgaatAGCGAGTTTACCTGAACTTTCTCATGGTGTGccattaaaagtaaaatatccaagtGGCTTGATGAGGACTAGGACATTTGTTTTAAGTGATTCAATTCAG GCACTGTTTGACTTCGTTGGAGAGGTGGAGGATGCTACAGAATGGTTCCATATTCAGGAAGCCTTATCACCACCACTTAGAAATGACCTATGTGGAACCATTTCTGAAAGAAATATCACAGGACCAACCACACTGTTTGTCCAGTGGATTTCTTCCAAAGATGCAGAG TTTATGCAGACAATTCCTACACCTAATGGCAATGACAACCATGATAAAGATGATTATAATTCTGGGACTGTCAGCCCATTGGATCAACCTAGCACCTCTAATGAACATCTGACATCGTTCTCCCCTCAATCAGAGCAGGAAAAGACTGTCCAGAA GACCAACCTCCAAACAATACTGAGTCTCCTTTCAGCCAAGATAGATGATGATAGTCCCACTAGTAACCAGATCAATGTTGTAAGGGATTACAAAGGCAATACCCATAACATACTGAGAAGCACTGTTCAGGCTTTTAGTCGGCGACGATTTAACCTCGGAGCAAGACTGGATGTCATTTTTGTTGATGATACAAAAGCAGCAGAGGGGGCTGTGGACGGTGGTGGTCCAACTAGAGAGTACCTCAGATTGCTCCTTAAGGCTGTCCAACAGTCTAGCACATTTGAGGGACTTGAAAATAGTAAGAGGTTGCGGCTTGACACTGAAG GCTCTTTCTCCAGGTTTGTGGTAAACCCACCCCTCCTGCAACCTTGGATGAAGTAG